The following are from one region of the Polaribacter marinaquae genome:
- a CDS encoding RsmD family RNA methyltransferase has product MRIISGKLKSRRLSAPKNLPVRPTTDMAKESLFNILNNTYYFDAISVIDLFAGTGNISYEFASRGTKTIYAIDAHFGCIKFINSTAKALDLDINTYKSDVYKFLEKTNLTSDVVFADPPYDFEEDQFLKIVDLVFERGILNEDGVLIVEHSKHTDLSKHAKHSYDKRYGGNVFSFFENPAKEDEEE; this is encoded by the coding sequence ATGAGAATTATTTCTGGTAAATTAAAATCAAGACGCTTATCAGCGCCAAAAAACCTACCTGTTAGACCTACTACAGATATGGCTAAAGAATCTTTGTTTAACATCTTAAACAACACCTATTATTTTGATGCTATTTCTGTTATAGATTTGTTTGCCGGCACAGGAAATATTAGTTACGAATTTGCTTCTAGAGGTACTAAAACCATTTATGCAATAGATGCACACTTTGGTTGTATAAAGTTTATAAATTCTACTGCTAAAGCCTTAGATTTAGATATTAACACCTACAAAAGTGACGTTTATAAATTCTTAGAAAAAACAAATTTAACTTCTGATGTAGTTTTTGCTGATCCACCTTACGATTTTGAAGAAGATCAATTCTTAAAAATTGTAGATTTAGTTTTTGAAAGAGGTATTTTAAATGAAGACGGAGTTTTAATTGTAGAACATTCTAAGCATACAGATTTATCAAAACACGCAAAGCATAGTTACGATAAAAGATATGGCGGTAACGTTTTTAGCTTTTTTGAAAATCCGGCTAAAGAAGATGAAGAAGAATAA
- a CDS encoding START-like domain-containing protein, producing the protein MDKVKFELEIPIHASPNMLYQYISSPSSLQEWFADKVNSRGKVFSFVWEGTEELANLITKKAGERMRWKWLESEDDESYFEIRIQVDPLTKDVSLIVTDFAEDEDEVDEAKQLWENQIEELRHTIGA; encoded by the coding sequence ATGGATAAAGTAAAATTCGAATTAGAAATTCCAATTCACGCATCGCCTAATATGCTATATCAATACATATCTTCACCTTCTAGTTTACAAGAATGGTTTGCAGATAAAGTAAACTCTAGAGGTAAAGTTTTTAGCTTTGTTTGGGAAGGTACAGAAGAGTTAGCAAATTTAATAACCAAAAAGGCAGGTGAAAGAATGCGTTGGAAGTGGTTAGAGAGTGAAGATGATGAAAGTTATTTCGAAATTAGAATTCAAGTAGATCCATTAACAAAAGATGTTTCCTTAATAGTAACAGACTTTGCAGAAGATGAAGATGAGGTAGACGAAGCTAAACAGCTTTGGGAGAATCAAATAGAAGAATTAAGACACACAATTGGTGCTTAA
- a CDS encoding ATP-binding protein, whose product MIYFCAMQQKIVLIGGPGTGKTTIINELIKKGYYCMPEVSREVTLKAKEDGIDQLFLTEPLLFSKMLLEGRENQYLKATDLKKDIVFFDRGIPDVHAYMDYFKTEYPDYFIEKCKKYEYTKIFHFSPWEEIHTTDNERYESFVESVQIDKFLVKAYSDLGYNLINVPFGSIEERTNFILNSLTSE is encoded by the coding sequence ATGATTTATTTTTGTGCGATGCAGCAAAAAATTGTTCTTATTGGCGGACCAGGAACTGGTAAAACTACTATTATAAATGAACTTATTAAAAAGGGATATTATTGTATGCCAGAAGTTTCTAGAGAGGTAACTTTAAAGGCTAAAGAAGATGGTATCGATCAACTTTTTTTAACAGAGCCTTTATTATTTAGCAAAATGCTTTTAGAAGGTAGAGAAAATCAATACTTAAAAGCAACAGATTTAAAAAAAGACATTGTTTTTTTTGATAGAGGAATACCAGATGTTCACGCTTATATGGATTATTTTAAAACAGAATATCCAGATTACTTCATAGAAAAGTGCAAAAAATATGAATACACCAAAATATTTCATTTTTCACCTTGGGAAGAAATACACACCACAGACAACGAACGTTATGAATCTTTTGTAGAATCTGTACAAATTGATAAGTTTTTGGTAAAAGCCTATTCAGATTTGGGTTATAATTTAATAAATGTGCCTTTTGGTTCTATAGAAGAACGTACAAACTTCATTTTAAATTCGCTAACAAGCGAATGA
- a CDS encoding peptidylprolyl isomerase, whose amino-acid sequence MITINKEKISVADFKRVYEKNLDAIDNEEAKDVTKNLDLYINYLLKVKEAYKIKLDTLPSYKREIATYKNQLAAPYLQDTSFIADLVKDIYFRTKNEVKAKHILIRTSKDAMPKDTLVAYNKILDIRNRIVNGESFEKLAVETSEDRSAKGDAKRGIPGNKGNLGYFKAFQMVSSFEDVAFATKVGDVSMPFRSQYGYHILKVDDLRPSKGEIEAAHILIKDTTNASKIKIDEVYNRLQNNESFEKLANLFSDDIGSKGRGGKLNRFGTGRMVKEFEDAAFSLKNVGDYSKPFKTRFGWHIVKLLRKHPIKSFAEMETELRKKIKRSSRMQMSEKAIINKLKATYKIVENEKAKQILNQKNIRSLSKDSLQNTILSINDKKITQEKFVDYTKNRRHKPIFVLFEMFKEKEILAYYKENLIKTEPEYANTLKEYEDGLLLFELMQQKIWNKSSKDSLGLKSYFDKNKANYNSNELKTVKGEVMNDYQNYLEEKWIADLRKKNKIKIHKKQLKKLINYYKD is encoded by the coding sequence TTGATTACAATTAATAAAGAAAAAATTTCTGTAGCAGATTTTAAACGGGTTTATGAAAAAAATTTAGATGCTATAGATAATGAGGAAGCTAAAGATGTAACTAAAAATTTAGATTTATACATCAATTATTTATTAAAGGTTAAAGAGGCTTACAAAATTAAGTTAGATACTTTACCTTCTTATAAAAGAGAAATTGCTACTTATAAAAACCAATTAGCAGCACCTTATTTACAAGACACTTCTTTTATTGCAGACTTGGTTAAAGACATTTACTTTAGAACAAAAAATGAAGTAAAAGCAAAACATATTTTAATCAGAACTTCTAAAGATGCAATGCCAAAAGATACTTTAGTTGCTTACAATAAAATTTTAGACATTAGAAATAGAATTGTTAACGGAGAAAGTTTTGAAAAACTAGCAGTAGAAACATCCGAAGATAGATCTGCAAAAGGAGATGCCAAAAGAGGTATTCCTGGTAATAAAGGTAATTTGGGCTATTTTAAAGCTTTTCAAATGGTTTCTTCATTTGAAGATGTAGCGTTTGCTACAAAAGTAGGTGATGTTTCTATGCCTTTTAGAAGTCAGTATGGGTATCATATTTTAAAAGTTGATGATTTAAGACCATCTAAAGGAGAAATTGAAGCGGCACATATTTTAATAAAAGATACTACAAATGCTAGTAAAATTAAAATTGATGAGGTTTACAATAGACTTCAAAATAATGAGTCTTTTGAAAAATTAGCAAACTTATTTTCAGATGATATCGGTTCAAAAGGAAGAGGAGGAAAGTTAAACAGATTTGGCACTGGTAGAATGGTAAAAGAATTTGAAGATGCTGCATTTTCATTAAAAAACGTTGGCGATTATTCAAAACCTTTTAAAACCCGTTTTGGTTGGCATATTGTAAAGCTTTTAAGAAAACATCCTATTAAGTCTTTTGCTGAAATGGAAACAGAGCTTCGTAAAAAAATTAAAAGAAGTTCTCGTATGCAAATGTCTGAAAAAGCTATAATTAATAAGTTAAAAGCAACTTATAAAATTGTAGAAAATGAAAAAGCAAAACAAATTCTTAATCAAAAAAATATTAGATCGCTTTCTAAGGATTCTTTGCAAAACACTATATTAAGCATCAATGATAAGAAAATTACACAAGAGAAATTTGTAGATTACACAAAAAACAGAAGGCATAAACCTATTTTTGTGTTGTTCGAGATGTTTAAAGAAAAAGAAATTTTAGCTTATTACAAAGAAAACTTAATAAAAACTGAACCTGAATACGCTAATACTTTAAAAGAATATGAAGATGGTTTGTTGTTATTTGAACTAATGCAACAAAAAATTTGGAACAAATCTTCTAAAGATTCTTTAGGTTTAAAATCTTATTTTGATAAGAATAAAGCCAACTATAATTCTAATGAATTAAAAACTGTAAAAGGTGAGGTAATGAATGATTACCAAAATTATTTAGAAGAAAAATGGATTGCAGATTTAAGAAAAAAGAATAAAATAAAAATTCATAAAAAGCAGTTAAAGAAACTGATAAACTATTATAAAGATTAA
- a CDS encoding ATP-dependent DNA helicase RecQ, whose translation MMLSPENILKKYWGFTSFRAPQKEIISAVLNNKDTIALLPTGGGKSICFQVPALVKEGVCIVVSPLIALMQDQVENLKQKNIKAITIPTGSQQDEIVTLFDKIKFGKVKFLYISPERLQSSLIQQKIKELNVNLVAIDEAHCISEWGHDFRPSYRNIKVLKEILPEVGFIALTATANKKVLLDIETNLELNNTLLFKKSFFRENLAYQVFKIEDKLERLTSIFRKTKTPAIVYVNSRKKTEEISNFLNAKNFKSTFYHAGLTVIDKEKAFNNWMLEKTPIIVATNAFGMGIDKPNVGLVIHLNLPNSLENYVQETGRAGRNEKKSFGVLLYSEHDIYLHQKQIENSIPSILEIKEVHKKLYQQFRIALGEISEEVYAFNFYEFCKKYNLQVLKTDAILKLLVNYGIIELNSSFNKKSTLKVTASHYSILNFSNNNNSLKNFINVLLRTYGGLFEDEIKINEFFIAKKAGITSNKVIQNLELLEQQQLLVYNQSNENAALNFLMPREDDKTINRYSKEIKQFLFLKEEKAKNFIAFIKNNKVCRSKQLLAYFDEIKQENCGICDVCLAIKKKQTKNLSEDIIELLNPNKQLSSKEITNFLNAKEKDILIHLQTLLAEDKLILNNLNKFQLKI comes from the coding sequence ATGATGTTATCACCAGAAAATATATTAAAAAAATATTGGGGATTTACCTCCTTTAGAGCACCTCAAAAAGAAATTATTTCTGCAGTTTTAAACAACAAAGACACCATTGCATTATTACCAACCGGTGGCGGAAAATCTATTTGCTTTCAAGTACCTGCATTGGTAAAAGAAGGAGTTTGTATTGTGGTTTCGCCCTTAATTGCTTTAATGCAAGATCAAGTAGAGAATTTAAAACAGAAAAATATAAAAGCTATTACAATACCTACCGGAAGTCAGCAAGATGAAATTGTAACACTATTCGATAAAATTAAATTCGGTAAAGTAAAGTTTTTATACATATCGCCAGAGAGATTGCAATCATCTTTAATTCAGCAAAAAATTAAAGAATTAAATGTAAACTTGGTTGCAATTGATGAAGCGCATTGCATTTCTGAATGGGGACATGATTTTAGACCTTCTTATAGAAATATAAAAGTTCTTAAAGAAATTTTACCAGAAGTTGGTTTTATTGCATTAACTGCAACAGCCAATAAAAAAGTGTTGTTAGATATTGAAACCAATCTAGAATTAAATAACACTTTGCTTTTTAAAAAGTCTTTTTTTCGAGAAAACTTAGCATATCAAGTTTTTAAAATTGAAGATAAACTAGAAAGACTTACAAGTATTTTTAGAAAAACTAAAACACCAGCAATTGTTTATGTAAATTCAAGAAAAAAAACTGAAGAAATCTCTAATTTTTTAAATGCTAAAAACTTTAAAAGCACTTTTTATCACGCAGGTTTAACTGTTATAGATAAAGAAAAGGCTTTTAATAATTGGATGTTAGAGAAAACACCAATAATTGTAGCAACCAATGCATTTGGTATGGGAATAGACAAACCCAATGTTGGGTTGGTAATTCATCTTAATTTACCAAATAGTTTAGAAAACTACGTACAAGAAACAGGTAGAGCTGGTAGAAATGAAAAAAAATCTTTCGGTGTCTTATTATATAGTGAACATGACATTTATTTACATCAAAAGCAAATAGAAAACTCTATACCTTCTATTTTAGAAATTAAAGAAGTTCATAAAAAGTTATATCAACAATTTAGAATAGCCTTAGGTGAAATTTCTGAAGAAGTTTATGCTTTTAATTTTTATGAGTTCTGTAAAAAGTACAACTTACAAGTTCTTAAAACAGATGCTATTCTAAAATTATTGGTTAATTATGGTATTATAGAACTTAATAGTAGTTTTAATAAAAAATCTACTTTAAAGGTCACAGCATCTCATTATTCAATCTTAAATTTTTCTAACAATAATAACTCTTTAAAAAACTTTATAAATGTACTTTTAAGAACTTACGGAGGTTTGTTTGAAGATGAAATAAAAATAAACGAATTCTTTATTGCCAAGAAAGCAGGAATAACTTCTAATAAAGTAATTCAGAATTTAGAATTATTAGAACAGCAACAGTTACTTGTATACAATCAATCTAACGAAAATGCTGCTTTAAATTTTCTAATGCCTAGAGAAGATGATAAAACTATCAATAGATATTCAAAAGAAATAAAACAATTTCTATTTCTAAAGGAAGAAAAAGCAAAAAACTTCATCGCTTTTATAAAGAACAACAAAGTTTGTAGAAGTAAGCAACTTTTGGCATATTTTGACGAAATTAAACAAGAAAACTGTGGCATCTGTGATGTTTGTTTAGCTATCAAAAAAAAGCAAACTAAAAACTTATCCGAAGATATTATAGAACTTCTAAACCCAAACAAACAATTGTCTTCAAAAGAAATTACTAATTTTTTAAATGCTAAAGAGAAAGACATTTTAATACATTTGCAAACGCTTCTTGCAGAAGATAAACTAATATTAAATAATCTAAATAAATTTCAACTAAAAATATAA
- a CDS encoding AAA family ATPase, with the protein MSDVKAVNNLVQKFETLKKEIGKVIIGQKEAVDFTLLSVFCGGHSLLIGVPGLAKTLLVNTVSDALGLNFKRIQFTPDLMPSDILGSEILDESRQFKFIKGPIFSNIILADEINRTPPKTQAALLEAMQERSVTVSGTHYKLDLPFFVLATQNPIEQEGTYPLPEAQLDRFMFSINLEYPSFVEEVQVVKSTTSNIKETINAIFTGDEIVEIQKLIRKIPVADNVIEYAVGLVGKTRPKASAATEMVKSYLDWGAGPRASQNLILAAKAHAAVSGKYSPDIEDVKAVAIPILSHRIVKNYKAEAEGVSIADIINSLL; encoded by the coding sequence ATGTCAGACGTTAAAGCGGTAAATAACCTAGTACAAAAGTTTGAAACTTTAAAAAAAGAAATTGGTAAAGTAATTATCGGTCAAAAAGAAGCAGTAGATTTTACACTATTATCTGTTTTTTGTGGAGGTCATTCTTTATTAATAGGTGTGCCCGGTTTAGCAAAAACATTATTAGTTAATACTGTTTCAGATGCTTTAGGCTTAAATTTTAAAAGAATACAGTTTACGCCAGATTTAATGCCTTCGGATATTTTAGGAAGTGAAATTCTTGATGAAAGCAGGCAATTTAAATTTATTAAAGGTCCTATTTTCTCTAATATTATTTTAGCAGATGAGATAAATCGAACTCCGCCAAAAACACAAGCAGCTTTGTTAGAAGCAATGCAAGAACGTTCTGTAACTGTTTCTGGTACGCATTATAAATTAGATTTACCGTTTTTTGTTTTGGCAACACAAAACCCAATTGAACAAGAAGGAACTTATCCTTTACCAGAAGCGCAATTAGACAGGTTTATGTTTTCTATTAACTTAGAATATCCAAGTTTTGTAGAAGAGGTACAAGTAGTAAAAAGTACAACAAGTAACATAAAAGAAACGATCAACGCTATTTTTACTGGTGATGAAATTGTTGAAATTCAGAAATTAATTAGAAAAATTCCTGTTGCAGACAATGTTATTGAATATGCTGTTGGTTTGGTTGGAAAAACAAGACCAAAAGCTTCGGCTGCTACAGAAATGGTAAAAAGCTATTTAGATTGGGGTGCAGGACCAAGAGCTTCTCAGAACTTAATTTTAGCTGCCAAAGCTCATGCTGCAGTTAGTGGTAAATATTCACCTGACATTGAAGATGTAAAAGCTGTTGCAATTCCTATTTTATCGCACAGAATTGTTAAGAATTATAAAGCAGAAGCAGAAGGTGTTTCTATTGCAGATATTATCAACTCTTTGTTGTAA
- the fmt gene encoding methionyl-tRNA formyltransferase, with amino-acid sequence MKDMRIVFMGTPDFAVAILKHLVENNYTIAGVITAPDKPAGRGRKINESAVKKYAKSQDLKILQPTNLKNEDFLSELKSLNANLQIVVAFRMLPKVVWQMPELGTFNLHASLLPEYRGAAPIHWSIINGETKTGVTTFFIDDKIDTGEIILQEEITVLETETVGSLHDKLMHLGASLVSKTVDYIAKGNVVTTKQPDLEEKSAPKLNPENTKINWTDSLENIYNKIRGLNPFPAAWTLIYNNDEEISAKIYAVSKQIETHTFSFGSIIASKKELQVAVNGGYIIIDEIKLSGKKKMDAKSLLNGFHFSSDAKMM; translated from the coding sequence ATGAAAGATATGCGTATCGTTTTTATGGGAACGCCAGATTTTGCCGTGGCCATTTTAAAACATTTAGTAGAAAACAACTATACAATTGCAGGCGTAATTACTGCACCAGATAAACCTGCCGGTAGAGGAAGAAAAATAAATGAGTCTGCAGTAAAAAAGTATGCAAAATCTCAAGATTTAAAAATATTACAACCAACTAACTTAAAAAACGAAGATTTTTTAAGTGAATTAAAATCTTTAAACGCCAATTTACAAATTGTTGTTGCCTTTAGAATGTTACCTAAAGTTGTATGGCAAATGCCAGAATTAGGTACATTTAATTTACATGCTTCTTTATTGCCAGAATATAGAGGTGCAGCACCAATACATTGGTCTATAATTAACGGAGAAACAAAAACGGGTGTAACCACATTTTTTATTGATGATAAAATTGATACCGGAGAAATTATATTACAAGAAGAAATTACAGTTTTAGAAACAGAAACTGTAGGTAGTCTTCACGACAAATTAATGCATTTAGGTGCAAGTTTAGTTTCTAAAACTGTAGATTATATTGCAAAAGGAAATGTAGTTACCACAAAACAACCCGATTTAGAAGAAAAATCTGCACCAAAATTAAACCCAGAAAACACAAAAATAAATTGGACAGATAGTTTAGAAAATATTTATAATAAAATTAGAGGTTTAAACCCTTTTCCGGCAGCTTGGACTTTAATATATAATAATGATGAAGAAATTTCTGCTAAAATTTATGCTGTAAGTAAACAAATAGAAACACACACTTTTAGTTTTGGAAGTATTATTGCATCTAAAAAAGAATTACAAGTTGCAGTAAATGGTGGCTATATTATTATTGATGAAATAAAACTTTCCGGTAAGAAAAAGATGGATGCAAAAAGCTTATTAAATGGCTTTCATTTTTCTTCGGATGCAAAAATGATGTAA
- a CDS encoding aminotransferase class IV, which yields MINLNGELLFKENVNLSIDNRGFKYGDAIFETIKVVNKKVVFWEDHYFRLMASMRMLRMKIPMEFTLEFLEKEILKTIAVIDDAPSYRVRLNVYRKDGGLYTPKTNKVDYSIEASENTYVSKNEYKVDVFKDFYNYSGLLSTVKTNNRMLNTLASIYANENDLDSCVLLNERKGVVEVTNGNIFVVKGNVVKTPALSEGCIKGIVRGKIIEILTKNKDFTIEETTISPFEIQKADEVFITNAIVGVQAITKYKKKTFTTSLATKLQANLNVLQIAGN from the coding sequence ATGATTAATTTAAACGGTGAGTTATTATTTAAAGAAAACGTAAACCTTTCTATAGATAATAGAGGATTTAAATACGGAGATGCTATTTTTGAAACAATTAAAGTTGTAAACAAAAAAGTTGTTTTTTGGGAAGATCATTATTTTAGATTGATGGCTTCGATGAGAATGTTGCGTATGAAAATTCCTATGGAATTTACTTTAGAGTTTTTAGAGAAAGAAATTTTAAAAACAATAGCAGTTATAGATGACGCACCATCTTATAGAGTTCGTTTAAATGTTTATAGAAAAGATGGTGGTTTGTATACACCAAAAACTAACAAAGTTGATTATTCGATTGAAGCTAGTGAAAATACTTATGTTTCTAAAAATGAGTATAAAGTTGATGTTTTTAAAGATTTTTACAACTATTCTGGTTTGCTATCTACAGTAAAAACAAATAATAGAATGCTTAATACTCTAGCAAGTATTTATGCTAATGAAAACGATTTAGATAGTTGCGTTCTTTTAAATGAAAGAAAAGGAGTAGTAGAGGTTACCAACGGAAATATATTTGTTGTAAAAGGTAATGTTGTTAAAACACCTGCCTTATCAGAAGGATGTATTAAAGGTATTGTAAGAGGAAAAATCATAGAAATCTTAACTAAAAATAAAGATTTTACTATCGAAGAAACAACGATTTCTCCGTTTGAGATACAAAAAGCAGACGAAGTTTTTATTACAAATGCAATTGTTGGTGTACAAGCAATAACTAAATACAAGAAAAAAACATTTACAACTAGTTTGGCTACAAAATTACAAGCCAATTTAAATGTTTTACAAATTGCTGGTAATTAA
- a CDS encoding peptidylprolyl isomerase — MPQKTIISKYTKIFITAVLFAVTSLQLNAQKVKIDGVAVVIGKNIVLDSDIAKFKQEVEFKSEGKIKISDCEMLEELMEQKLLSHHAVIDSITVLDTEVNSKVDRSIQFFAQEYGSIDKAIAAYGFNDLDDLKSELFNVQKENALIEREQQKITEKVDVTPEEVRLYFNGLKEKGDLPEFTAEIELAQIVLNAEPTEEENNKVIAQLNEIRTEILNGASFRMKAIINSKDPGVTQDGGRIQVTKEANLIKEFKEVSFSLEKNEISEPFKTLFGYHIIQVHEIKGNTRVVSHILLQPEIPESRLTETRLKVEEIKNDIKAGKLTFEEAVKKFSDDKDSKNNGGVIINGYTGETKFDLTRMDPAMYARVNDLKKGEFTDVFYDEARGGEKMYKFILMKDRTDTHTADLVDDYVKIQALALKKKKEEVIEKWSNDKIKDTYIKLSSDYKSCTFNKNWKKETGK; from the coding sequence ATGCCACAAAAAACAATAATTTCAAAATATACTAAAATCTTTATTACAGCTGTATTATTTGCAGTAACATCATTACAATTAAATGCACAAAAAGTTAAAATAGACGGTGTAGCAGTAGTAATTGGTAAAAATATTGTTTTAGATTCTGATATTGCAAAATTTAAGCAAGAAGTAGAATTTAAAAGTGAAGGGAAAATTAAAATTTCTGATTGTGAAATGTTAGAAGAGTTAATGGAACAAAAATTACTTTCTCATCATGCAGTTATAGACAGTATTACTGTTTTAGATACAGAGGTTAACTCTAAAGTAGACAGAAGTATACAGTTTTTTGCACAAGAATATGGTTCTATAGACAAAGCAATTGCTGCTTATGGGTTTAATGATTTAGACGATTTAAAGAGTGAACTGTTTAATGTTCAGAAAGAAAATGCGTTAATAGAAAGAGAACAACAAAAAATTACAGAAAAAGTAGATGTTACACCAGAAGAGGTACGTTTGTACTTTAACGGTTTAAAAGAAAAAGGAGACTTACCAGAATTTACTGCAGAGATAGAATTGGCTCAAATAGTTTTAAATGCAGAACCTACAGAAGAAGAAAATAACAAAGTAATTGCTCAATTAAACGAAATTAGAACAGAAATTTTAAACGGTGCTAGTTTTAGAATGAAAGCAATTATTAATTCTAAAGATCCTGGTGTTACGCAAGACGGAGGAAGAATACAGGTTACTAAAGAAGCTAACTTAATTAAAGAGTTTAAAGAAGTTTCTTTTTCATTAGAAAAAAATGAAATTTCAGAGCCATTTAAAACACTTTTTGGTTATCATATTATTCAGGTTCATGAAATTAAAGGAAATACAAGAGTTGTATCTCATATTTTATTACAACCAGAAATACCAGAGTCTAGGTTAACAGAAACTAGATTAAAAGTTGAAGAAATTAAAAATGATATTAAAGCAGGTAAATTAACTTTTGAAGAAGCTGTAAAAAAATTTTCTGATGATAAAGATTCTAAAAACAACGGAGGAGTAATTATTAACGGTTATACGGGCGAGACTAAATTCGATTTAACAAGAATGGATCCTGCAATGTATGCAAGAGTTAACGATTTAAAGAAAGGTGAATTTACAGACGTTTTTTATGATGAAGCTAGAGGAGGAGAGAAGATGTATAAGTTTATCTTAATGAAAGATAGAACAGATACGCATACAGCAGATCTTGTAGATGATTATGTTAAAATACAAGCACTGGCTTTAAAGAAAAAGAAAGAAGAGGTAATAGAAAAGTGGTCTAATGATAAAATTAAAGATACTTATATTAAATTATCATCAGATTACAAGAGTTGTACTTTTAATAAAAATTGGAAAAAAGAAACAGGTAAATAA
- a CDS encoding DUF493 family protein, whose amino-acid sequence MSNKNEFYSKLKIQLDDTTKFPADYLYKFIVPSTENQVAEVEAIFNNTGAVINTKKSKTGKYVSVSIILKIKSSDEVIAYYKKAENIKGIISL is encoded by the coding sequence ATGAGTAATAAAAACGAATTTTATAGCAAGTTAAAAATTCAATTAGATGATACTACTAAGTTTCCTGCAGATTATCTCTATAAATTTATTGTACCAAGTACAGAGAATCAAGTAGCAGAAGTAGAAGCAATTTTTAATAACACAGGCGCTGTAATAAATACAAAAAAATCTAAAACAGGTAAATACGTTAGTGTTTCTATTATTTTAAAAATTAAATCTTCGGATGAAGTTATAGCATATTATAAAAAAGCAGAAAATATTAAAGGTATTATATCATTATAG
- a CDS encoding YqgE/AlgH family protein, whose product MSKLLPKKGRLLVAEPSILNDNSFNRAIVLLTEHTDNNSVGFILNKPLEYCIKDLLPEIDCDFNIYQGGPVEQDNLYFVHRIPQLLDNSIEVANGVFWGGDFKQLKDLLNSGLLEESDIRFFLGYSGWDKDQLEDELSGNSWFVTENNFENIFSNDEESLWKNKLLEKGGNYKLWANAPNDFNLN is encoded by the coding sequence ATGTCTAAACTCCTCCCAAAAAAAGGTAGGCTTTTGGTTGCAGAACCATCTATCTTAAACGACAATTCATTTAACAGAGCTATTGTTCTATTAACTGAACATACAGATAATAATTCTGTCGGTTTTATTTTAAATAAACCATTAGAGTATTGTATTAAAGATTTATTACCAGAAATAGATTGCGATTTTAATATATACCAAGGCGGCCCTGTAGAACAAGATAATTTATACTTTGTGCACAGAATACCACAATTGTTAGACAATAGCATAGAAGTTGCTAACGGTGTGTTTTGGGGCGGAGATTTTAAGCAACTAAAAGACCTTCTTAACAGTGGCTTGCTAGAAGAATCTGATATTCGATTCTTTTTAGGCTATTCTGGTTGGGATAAAGATCAACTAGAAGACGAATTAAGCGGAAACTCTTGGTTTGTTACAGAAAATAACTTCGAAAACATTTTTTCTAACGACGAAGAAAGTCTTTGGAAAAATAAATTACTAGAAAAAGGAGGTAACTATAAACTTTGGGCAAACGCACCAAACGATTTTAACTTAAATTAA
- a CDS encoding HU family DNA-binding protein, whose amino-acid sequence MNKSDLIDAMAADAGISKVAAKAALESFTGNVTSSLKKGDKVALVGFGTFSVSNRAARTGRNPQTGKTIEIAAKNVAKFKAGAGLSDAVN is encoded by the coding sequence ATGAACAAATCAGATTTAATCGATGCAATGGCTGCTGACGCAGGAATTTCTAAAGTAGCAGCTAAAGCAGCTTTAGAGTCTTTTACAGGTAACGTAACTTCTTCTTTAAAAAAGGGAGATAAAGTTGCTTTAGTTGGTTTCGGAACTTTTTCTGTATCTAATAGAGCTGCAAGAACTGGTAGAAATCCTCAAACTGGAAAAACTATTGAAATTGCTGCTAAAAATGTAGCAAAATTTAAAGCTGGAGCTGGATTAAGCGATGCTGTAAACTAA